A portion of the Hyalangium minutum genome contains these proteins:
- a CDS encoding ABC transporter permease/M1 family aminopeptidase translates to MLIGIAAFEWRYVTRRLPFAATSAVFALMGGMLASTGFGARDIHVNSPYAVSYSIAFLTLLSVFALTILVAPSLLRDSESQMSELIYATAVTKTRYLVGRFAGSFLAACCAFALGLVGLMVGSLRHEAERLAPFEPGSYLWAFGVLALPSMVFVAALLFTLAALTRSSLATYVGGVAVYVLYFVAAVLTNSPLMASSGPSSAREMAVAALVDPFGLSAFFEQTHHWTAAERDVRSLALTGYFLLNRLLWLSASALLGVLAYRLFAFRVPVSGRREKPLAPTTSERGPLYRPVQVQAASVWPVIRSATQLEFRTLLRSWPFLAVLLLWIGVAGLQVFENLRRAEFGTALLPATGLILRNLDRPLMMFGLLVIVYFSGELVWRERTVRVAEIIDATPASSAVFLVSKTLALVLLVSVLIGAAIAVGVTIQLASGYRPIELALHASLFCFDGLPLALFAVLALFLQTLAPHRYVGMVVALLAAVLLTLGAPGAPEHPLLRYAAAGPIAYSEMNGFGPTATGFARLMAYWTALAGLLAMVTHGLWRRGSEARLLPRLRALPRRWSVGARWAAAACAGAFVLMGAVLLHQLHVVNTYESTEDHTAWSVEYERAYKAIQLLPQPEFTHLVADLDLYPSEHRYRVHGRYRMENRTSQPIPSIWTTVPRGVHVLALAIDGHAPAMTDARFGLQRFDFPLAPGASADLTFDLAVERQGVTQDVAHDIVENGSFIAGPDLLPLLGYRAGYELRDESERRRQGLPAKTEPPPREPSRVTFELTVSTPADQLVAAPGLVRETWEKEGRRLTRFAVDRPVVPFLAVAAARYAVANTRQGAVDIEVLYHPSHGTNVGRILEAAAQSLAYFTAQFGPYPYPQLRIAEVPSYDKRFGALALPGVVFFTEDRGFLTDLRDEGRIDIVTKRTAHEVAHQWWGHQVIPPDGPGASAVVETLARYSELMILKERYGAAALGPVLRVELSRYLSGRTGEAEVPLDHVDDQPYLFYAKGALVMAALHDLIGEAPINGALRALVAQAAAGGPAPTVRDLIGHLRRATPAEHHALLDEWWSQTVLYDLSVTSATATRLPDGRYQVDARIDAARTQVRDGQETALAMDGTVEVALYAESSGGPAAGAPPLSVVRQVIRGPTDLSLIVDQRPEFVAIDPQLRRIDRKPDNNVRKIEESPGSSP, encoded by the coding sequence ATGCTGATCGGGATCGCCGCCTTCGAGTGGCGCTACGTCACACGCCGGCTCCCCTTCGCGGCCACGAGCGCCGTCTTCGCGCTGATGGGAGGCATGCTGGCCTCCACCGGGTTCGGGGCCCGGGACATCCACGTGAACTCCCCGTACGCCGTCAGCTACTCGATCGCGTTCCTCACGCTCCTCTCGGTGTTCGCCCTCACGATACTGGTCGCGCCCTCGCTGCTGCGCGACTCCGAGTCCCAGATGAGCGAGCTCATCTACGCCACGGCGGTCACCAAGACTCGGTACCTCGTGGGCCGGTTCGCGGGCTCGTTCCTGGCGGCCTGCTGCGCGTTCGCCTTGGGTCTCGTGGGCCTGATGGTGGGCAGTCTCCGGCACGAGGCGGAACGGCTCGCTCCGTTTGAGCCCGGCTCTTATCTGTGGGCGTTCGGGGTGCTCGCGCTGCCCAGCATGGTGTTCGTGGCCGCGCTGCTGTTCACCCTCGCCGCGCTCACGCGCAGCTCGCTCGCGACCTATGTCGGGGGCGTGGCCGTCTATGTCCTGTACTTCGTGGCGGCCGTGCTCACGAACTCGCCCTTGATGGCGAGCTCGGGCCCCAGCTCGGCCCGGGAGATGGCCGTCGCGGCGCTCGTGGATCCGTTTGGGCTCTCGGCGTTCTTCGAGCAGACACACCATTGGACGGCCGCCGAGCGCGACGTGCGCTCCCTGGCCCTCACCGGGTATTTCCTCCTCAATCGGCTGCTCTGGCTCTCGGCCTCGGCGTTGCTGGGGGTGCTCGCGTATCGGCTCTTCGCGTTCCGGGTGCCGGTCTCCGGACGCCGCGAGAAGCCCCTCGCCCCGACCACCTCCGAGCGCGGTCCCCTATACCGCCCGGTGCAGGTCCAAGCAGCCTCCGTCTGGCCTGTCATCCGTTCCGCAACGCAGCTGGAGTTCCGGACGCTGCTGCGCAGCTGGCCGTTCCTCGCGGTCCTCTTGTTGTGGATCGGGGTCGCGGGCCTCCAGGTCTTCGAGAACCTGCGCCGCGCCGAGTTCGGCACCGCGCTCCTTCCCGCGACGGGCTTGATCCTCCGCAACCTCGACCGGCCACTGATGATGTTCGGCCTCCTGGTCATCGTCTACTTCAGCGGCGAGCTGGTGTGGCGCGAACGCACGGTGCGGGTCGCGGAGATCATCGACGCCACCCCTGCTTCCAGCGCTGTCTTCCTGGTCTCCAAGACCCTGGCGCTGGTGCTCCTAGTGAGCGTGCTCATCGGGGCGGCCATCGCCGTCGGAGTGACGATCCAGCTCGCGAGCGGGTACCGCCCCATTGAGCTCGCCCTCCATGCGTCGTTGTTCTGCTTCGATGGACTTCCCCTGGCGCTCTTCGCCGTGCTTGCCCTGTTCCTGCAGACGCTCGCGCCCCATCGCTACGTCGGCATGGTGGTGGCGCTGCTCGCGGCGGTCCTGCTGACGCTGGGTGCACCGGGTGCACCGGAGCACCCGCTGCTCCGTTACGCAGCCGCAGGCCCTATCGCCTACTCCGAGATGAACGGCTTCGGGCCCACCGCGACCGGCTTCGCGCGGCTGATGGCGTACTGGACGGCCCTCGCGGGGCTCCTGGCGATGGTGACCCATGGCTTGTGGCGGAGAGGCTCCGAGGCACGGCTGCTTCCCCGTCTCCGTGCCTTGCCGCGCCGATGGAGTGTGGGTGCCCGCTGGGCCGCGGCCGCCTGTGCTGGGGCCTTCGTGCTCATGGGCGCCGTGCTCCTCCATCAGCTCCACGTCGTGAACACCTACGAGAGCACCGAGGACCACACCGCCTGGTCCGTGGAGTATGAGCGCGCCTACAAGGCGATCCAGTTGCTGCCGCAGCCCGAGTTCACCCACCTCGTGGCCGATCTCGACCTCTATCCCAGCGAGCACCGCTACCGGGTCCATGGCCGCTACCGGATGGAGAACCGGACGTCCCAGCCCATTCCTTCGATCTGGACGACCGTTCCTCGGGGTGTCCATGTGCTCGCGCTGGCCATCGATGGGCACGCTCCCGCGATGACCGATGCCCGCTTCGGCCTCCAGCGATTCGATTTTCCGCTCGCGCCGGGTGCGAGCGCGGATCTGACCTTTGATCTGGCGGTCGAGCGCCAGGGCGTGACCCAGGACGTGGCCCACGACATCGTGGAGAACGGCTCGTTCATCGCTGGCCCGGACCTGCTCCCCTTGCTGGGCTACCGGGCGGGCTACGAACTGAGAGATGAGTCCGAGCGGCGCCGCCAGGGCCTTCCCGCGAAGACAGAGCCGCCCCCGCGAGAGCCTTCGCGCGTCACGTTCGAGCTCACCGTGTCCACGCCCGCGGACCAGCTCGTGGCCGCTCCGGGCCTCGTGCGTGAGACCTGGGAGAAAGAGGGGCGCCGCCTGACACGGTTCGCGGTGGATCGGCCGGTGGTGCCCTTCCTGGCCGTTGCCGCCGCTCGCTACGCGGTGGCAAACACTCGGCAGGGAGCCGTCGACATCGAGGTGCTCTACCACCCCTCGCACGGCACCAACGTCGGCCGCATTCTGGAGGCTGCGGCCCAGTCGCTCGCGTACTTCACTGCTCAGTTCGGCCCCTACCCCTACCCTCAGCTGCGCATCGCGGAGGTCCCCTCCTATGACAAGCGCTTCGGAGCGTTGGCGCTCCCGGGAGTCGTGTTCTTCACGGAGGATCGCGGGTTCCTGACCGATCTCCGGGACGAAGGGCGCATCGACATCGTCACCAAGCGCACCGCGCACGAGGTCGCCCATCAGTGGTGGGGGCACCAGGTGATTCCGCCGGATGGCCCCGGAGCCAGCGCCGTGGTCGAGACGCTCGCGCGCTACTCCGAGCTGATGATCCTCAAGGAGCGCTATGGGGCTGCGGCGCTCGGGCCTGTGCTGCGCGTGGAGCTGAGCCGTTACCTCTCAGGCCGCACCGGCGAGGCAGAGGTGCCGCTCGATCACGTCGACGATCAGCCCTACCTGTTCTACGCGAAGGGCGCGCTGGTCATGGCCGCGCTCCACGATCTGATTGGAGAGGCTCCGATCAATGGGGCCTTGCGTGCCTTGGTGGCGCAGGCGGCGGCCGGTGGCCCTGCCCCCACGGTGCGGGATCTCATCGGCCACCTCCGTCGCGCCACTCCCGCCGAGCACCACGCCCTGCTCGACGAGTGGTGGAGCCAGACCGTGCTTTACGATCTGAGCGTCACGTCCGCGACGGCCACGCGCCTGCCGGATGGCCGCTACCAGGTGGATGCTCGAATCGATGCAGCCCGGACGCAGGTCCGGGACGGCCAGGAAACAGCGCTGGCGATGGATGGCACAGTCGAGGTCGCGCTCTACGCCGAGTCCTCGGGAGGACCGGCCGCCGGAGCGCCTCCGCTGTCCGTGGTCCGGCAGGTCATCCGAGGCCCCACGGACCTGTCACTCATCGTGGACCAACGGCCGGAGTTCGTGGCCATCGATCCACAGCTGCGCCGCATCGACCGCAAGCCGGACAACAACGTGCGGAAGATCGAGGAGTCTCCTGGGAGCTCTCCGTAG
- a CDS encoding TrpB-like pyridoxal phosphate-dependent enzyme, which translates to MPLKYLLPEDQLPSHWYNIIPDLPSPPAPVLHPGTLQPVKPDDLAPLFPMALIEQEMSSQREIPIPEEVRFALARWRPSPLFRAVALEQKLQTRSHIYYKYEGVSPSGSHKPNTAVPQAFYNAKAGVRRLATETGAGQWGCSLAFAGQLFGLAVTVYMVKISYEQKPYRRSLMRTWGAEVFASPTDKTNAGRTILGQDPRSNGSLGIAISEAVEDAATHEDTKYALGSVLNHVCLHQTVVGQEAQAQMKLAGEYPDVVIGCHGGGSNFAGIAFPFARDKMHGKKVRLVAAEPTSCPTLTRGVYAYDFGDTGKMTPLMKMHTLGHDFMPPGIHAGGLRYHGASPLVSQLVAAGLVEGIAYPQRACFEAAVLFAGAEGILPAPESSHAIKAAIEEARRADAEGQQRVILFNLSGHGHFDLGAYDQYLAGQLEDFEYPREAVEASMAKLPKVG; encoded by the coding sequence ATGCCGTTGAAGTACCTGCTGCCCGAGGACCAGCTCCCCTCCCACTGGTACAACATCATCCCGGACCTTCCCTCGCCGCCAGCGCCCGTGCTGCACCCGGGCACGCTGCAGCCCGTGAAGCCGGACGATCTGGCGCCGCTGTTCCCCATGGCGCTGATCGAGCAGGAGATGAGCAGCCAGCGGGAGATCCCCATCCCGGAAGAGGTCCGCTTCGCGCTGGCCCGCTGGAGGCCCTCGCCGCTGTTCCGCGCGGTGGCCCTGGAGCAGAAGCTGCAGACGCGCTCGCACATCTATTACAAGTACGAGGGCGTCTCCCCCTCGGGCAGCCACAAGCCCAACACCGCGGTGCCCCAGGCCTTCTACAACGCGAAGGCCGGCGTGCGGCGGCTGGCCACGGAGACGGGCGCGGGCCAGTGGGGATGCTCGCTGGCGTTCGCGGGGCAGCTCTTCGGGCTCGCGGTCACGGTCTACATGGTAAAGATCAGCTACGAGCAGAAGCCATACCGGCGCTCGCTGATGCGCACCTGGGGGGCCGAGGTGTTCGCCTCGCCCACGGACAAGACGAACGCGGGGCGAACCATCCTGGGCCAGGATCCGCGCAGCAACGGCTCGCTGGGCATCGCGATCTCCGAGGCCGTGGAGGACGCGGCCACGCACGAGGACACGAAGTACGCGCTGGGCTCGGTGCTCAACCACGTGTGCCTGCACCAGACGGTGGTGGGGCAGGAGGCGCAGGCGCAGATGAAGCTGGCCGGGGAGTACCCGGACGTCGTCATCGGCTGCCACGGAGGCGGCAGCAACTTCGCGGGCATCGCCTTCCCGTTCGCGCGGGACAAGATGCACGGCAAGAAGGTACGGCTGGTGGCCGCCGAGCCCACGAGCTGCCCCACCCTCACGCGCGGCGTGTACGCCTACGATTTCGGGGACACGGGGAAGATGACGCCGCTGATGAAGATGCACACGCTGGGGCACGACTTCATGCCGCCGGGCATCCACGCGGGAGGCCTGCGCTACCACGGCGCGAGCCCCCTGGTGTCGCAGCTGGTGGCCGCCGGGCTGGTCGAGGGCATTGCCTACCCGCAGCGCGCCTGCTTCGAGGCGGCCGTGCTCTTCGCCGGGGCCGAGGGCATCCTCCCGGCGCCGGAGAGCTCGCACGCCATCAAGGCGGCCATCGAGGAGGCGCGCCGGGCCGACGCGGAGGGCCAGCAGCGGGTGATCCTCTTCAACCTCTCCGGGCACGGGCACTTCGACTTGGGGGCCTACGATCAGTACCTCGCGGGCCAGCTCGAGGACTTCGAGTACCCGCGCGAGGCCGTGGAGGCCTCGATGGCGAAGCTGCCCAAGGTGGGATGA
- a CDS encoding ABC transporter ATP-binding protein, which yields MLTLSDLSKTYPNGVQALKGITLSVDNGLFGLLGPNGAGKSTLMRTLATLQEPDSGRIVLDGQDVLADPQAHRLRLGYLPQEFGVYPGVSAAALLDHLALLKGVAHRRQRAEQVDALLHRTNLYEHRRKAVDTFSGGMRRRFGIAQALLGDPRLIIVDEPTAGLDPEERHRFHDLLSEIGERVIVVLSTHIVEDVRELCPRMAILSEGRVLLEGEPDRLVEALSGRVWRKTVDRETVATYRASLPVLSTQRHAGRTRIQVLADSVPEPGFEPVPPDLEDVYFSALAGGSAARPC from the coding sequence GTGCTGACCCTCTCGGATCTCTCGAAGACGTACCCCAACGGCGTCCAGGCCCTGAAGGGCATCACCCTCTCCGTGGACAACGGGTTGTTCGGGCTGCTCGGGCCGAATGGCGCCGGGAAGTCCACGCTGATGCGCACCCTGGCCACCCTCCAGGAGCCCGACAGCGGACGGATTGTGCTCGATGGCCAGGATGTCCTCGCGGACCCGCAGGCCCACCGGCTCCGGCTGGGGTATCTGCCTCAGGAGTTCGGCGTCTACCCGGGCGTCTCGGCAGCCGCGCTGCTCGACCACCTGGCCCTGCTCAAGGGCGTGGCCCACCGCCGCCAGCGCGCCGAGCAGGTCGACGCGCTCCTCCACCGCACCAACCTGTACGAGCACCGCAGGAAAGCCGTGGACACCTTCTCGGGAGGAATGCGGCGCCGGTTTGGTATCGCGCAGGCGCTGCTGGGGGACCCGCGCCTCATCATCGTCGACGAGCCCACGGCCGGGCTCGATCCGGAGGAGCGGCATCGCTTCCATGACTTGCTCAGCGAGATCGGCGAGCGGGTGATCGTGGTGCTCTCCACGCACATCGTGGAGGACGTCCGCGAGCTGTGCCCCCGCATGGCCATCCTGTCCGAGGGGCGCGTGCTGCTGGAAGGCGAGCCCGACCGGCTGGTGGAGGCGCTGTCCGGCCGCGTGTGGCGCAAGACGGTGGACCGAGAGACCGTGGCCACCTACCGCGCATCGCTGCCCGTGCTGTCCACGCAGCGCCATGCTGGGCGCACGCGCATCCAGGTCCTGGCCGACAGCGTCCCTGAACCCGGCTTCGAGCCCGTGCCCCCGGACCTCGAGGACGTCTACTTCTCCGCGCTGGCGGGTGGGAGCGCGGCCCGGCCATGCTGA
- a CDS encoding HlyD family secretion protein has product MSSDSTVSQPLPAPTPLPKAPSASGEAAQKAAKGRRAFLVLGGVAALVLVSIGGYALLTHGQETTDDAQIEADVVPISSRVAGAVLTVHVKDNQTVKAGDVLVELDPVDLQARLAQAQAELATAKAQADAARAQEQVAASSAKGGLHSAKAVLSGSSVAVSSADAQVAAAQAALDRSQAEAHRTELDLTRFRQLREAGAISQQQLDNAQAAYDSAQAALLQARANLTAAQESKRAAISKVAEAEGRVAQTENVDAQVAAAHASTELAEARVRAAEAAVALAENQVRYTHIVAPADGIVSKLGVHTGQLVNLGTPVAELVPAQTYVVANFKETQIGGMHPGDHVKVAIDAFPGHDLEGSVESLSAGTGARFSLLPPDNASGNFVKVVQRVPVRIAWKSPPDVPLRAGLSAEVTVYVGKNGQ; this is encoded by the coding sequence ATGTCTTCCGACTCCACTGTCTCTCAGCCCTTGCCAGCCCCTACTCCCCTGCCCAAGGCTCCCTCTGCTTCCGGCGAAGCCGCCCAGAAGGCCGCGAAGGGCCGGCGGGCCTTCCTCGTGCTCGGCGGCGTCGCCGCGCTCGTGCTGGTGTCCATCGGCGGCTACGCGCTGCTCACCCACGGGCAGGAAACCACCGATGACGCGCAGATCGAGGCGGACGTCGTCCCCATCTCCTCGCGCGTCGCGGGCGCCGTGCTCACGGTGCACGTGAAGGACAACCAGACCGTGAAGGCCGGCGACGTCCTGGTCGAGCTGGACCCGGTGGATCTCCAGGCCAGGCTCGCGCAGGCCCAGGCAGAACTGGCCACGGCCAAGGCGCAGGCGGACGCGGCGCGCGCCCAGGAGCAGGTGGCCGCCTCGAGCGCCAAGGGTGGCCTCCACAGCGCGAAGGCCGTGCTGTCGGGTTCTTCGGTGGCGGTGTCCAGCGCGGACGCGCAGGTGGCGGCGGCTCAGGCGGCGCTCGATCGCTCCCAGGCTGAAGCGCACCGCACGGAGCTGGATCTGACGCGCTTCCGGCAGCTGCGTGAGGCCGGTGCCATCTCCCAGCAGCAGCTGGACAACGCGCAGGCCGCGTACGACTCGGCCCAGGCGGCGCTTCTGCAGGCGCGCGCGAACCTGACGGCCGCGCAGGAGTCCAAGCGCGCGGCGATCTCCAAGGTGGCCGAGGCCGAAGGCCGGGTGGCCCAGACGGAGAACGTGGATGCGCAGGTGGCGGCGGCGCACGCGTCCACCGAGCTGGCCGAGGCGCGGGTGAGGGCGGCCGAGGCCGCCGTGGCGCTGGCGGAGAACCAGGTCCGCTACACGCACATCGTGGCTCCCGCGGACGGCATCGTGTCGAAGCTCGGCGTCCACACAGGCCAGCTCGTCAACCTGGGAACCCCGGTCGCGGAGCTGGTGCCCGCGCAGACGTACGTGGTGGCCAACTTCAAGGAGACGCAGATCGGCGGGATGCACCCGGGCGATCACGTGAAGGTGGCGATCGACGCGTTCCCCGGCCACGATCTCGAGGGCTCGGTGGAGAGCCTCTCGGCAGGCACGGGCGCGCGCTTCTCGCTGCTGCCTCCGGACAACGCCTCCGGCAACTTCGTGAAGGTGGTGCAGCGCGTGCCGGTGCGGATCGCCTGGAAGAGCCCGCCGGACGTCCCGCTGCGCGCCGGGCTGTCCGCCGAGGTCACTGTCTACGTGGGAAAGAACGGCCAGTAG
- a CDS encoding DHA2 family efflux MFS transporter permease subunit, whose translation MSTATATATPADLVAPRPAVNKWLVTLSISFGTLMGAIDASIVNVALPHIRGAVGATVQEITWISTAYAIAVVLVMPLTGFLGRLFGQKNVYLFCLVLFLIGSLLCGVATSLPALVFFRVLQGLGAGALQPTEQAILRQTFPPKEQGMAMALFGMAVMLGPAIGPTLGGYIVDHWHWSWIFFINLPIGLVGLFMVVSFVHEDPEIRSANLKMAAAQRRNVDWWGIGLLSVSMSSLVYFLEEGSAHDWFESKLIIACCLVAVFSLAAFIIRELTAPAPAVNLALFKDRAFLSGTVIGGLMFAMLMANMFLLPIFMQELLGFTATQSGLALMPRVLVMMVAVPIVGRIHNRLSPRILIAAGVLLVSYGSWLMSHLSLQSGAGHVVGALAFQGMGFACLFVPLTTVALSSIPKHLMPDATGLNSLVRQLGGAIGLAIFGSLIGHNATIARASLYAHVTETNPIAQERLLMVQQGLMAKGFDAASAQQGALANLYGAAYRQSMVLSFDKLFLLAGILFLMVLPLLVFLKYKRGGPAAEIHIEA comes from the coding sequence ATGAGTACCGCTACCGCCACCGCCACGCCCGCGGACCTGGTTGCTCCTCGGCCCGCCGTCAACAAGTGGCTCGTCACGCTCTCCATCTCGTTCGGCACGCTCATGGGAGCGATCGACGCGTCGATCGTCAACGTGGCCTTGCCGCACATCCGCGGCGCCGTGGGCGCCACCGTCCAGGAGATCACCTGGATCAGCACCGCCTACGCCATCGCGGTCGTGCTGGTGATGCCGCTCACGGGCTTCCTGGGCCGACTGTTCGGACAGAAGAACGTCTACCTCTTTTGCCTCGTCCTCTTCCTCATCGGCTCGCTGCTCTGTGGCGTCGCCACCTCCCTGCCCGCGCTGGTCTTCTTCCGCGTGCTTCAGGGACTGGGCGCCGGAGCGCTGCAGCCCACCGAGCAGGCCATCCTCCGGCAGACGTTCCCGCCCAAGGAGCAGGGCATGGCCATGGCTCTGTTCGGCATGGCCGTCATGCTGGGGCCCGCCATTGGCCCCACGCTCGGCGGCTACATCGTCGATCACTGGCACTGGTCGTGGATCTTCTTCATCAACCTGCCGATCGGCCTGGTGGGCCTGTTCATGGTGGTCAGCTTCGTCCACGAGGATCCGGAGATCCGCTCCGCCAACCTGAAGATGGCGGCGGCCCAGCGCCGGAACGTGGACTGGTGGGGCATCGGCCTGCTCAGCGTGTCCATGTCCTCGCTCGTCTACTTCCTCGAGGAGGGCTCCGCGCACGACTGGTTCGAGTCCAAGCTCATCATCGCCTGCTGCCTGGTCGCGGTCTTCTCGCTCGCGGCGTTCATCATCCGCGAGCTGACGGCTCCGGCTCCGGCGGTGAACTTGGCGCTGTTCAAGGACCGGGCGTTCCTGTCCGGCACTGTGATTGGTGGGCTCATGTTCGCCATGCTGATGGCCAACATGTTCCTGCTGCCCATCTTCATGCAGGAGCTGCTCGGGTTCACCGCGACGCAGTCGGGACTCGCGCTCATGCCGCGCGTGCTGGTGATGATGGTGGCCGTGCCCATCGTGGGACGCATCCACAACCGGCTCTCTCCCCGCATCCTCATCGCCGCGGGAGTCCTGCTGGTGTCCTACGGCTCGTGGCTCATGAGCCACCTGTCGCTCCAGTCGGGCGCGGGGCACGTGGTCGGTGCGCTGGCGTTCCAGGGCATGGGGTTCGCTTGTCTCTTCGTGCCGCTGACCACGGTGGCGCTGTCGAGCATCCCCAAGCACTTGATGCCCGACGCAACCGGCCTCAACTCCCTGGTGCGGCAGCTCGGCGGAGCCATCGGGCTGGCCATCTTTGGCAGCCTCATTGGCCATAACGCGACCATCGCCCGCGCTTCACTCTACGCGCACGTGACCGAGACCAACCCCATCGCTCAGGAGCGGCTGCTCATGGTGCAGCAGGGGCTCATGGCCAAGGGCTTCGACGCGGCCAGCGCCCAGCAAGGGGCGCTCGCCAACCTCTACGGAGCAGCCTACCGCCAGTCCATGGTCCTCTCGTTCGACAAGCTCTTCCTGCTGGCCGGCATCCTCTTCCTGATGGTCCTGCCACTGCTCGTCTTCCTCAAATACAAGCGCGGCGGCCCCGCCGCGGAAATCCACATCGAGGCCTGA
- a CDS encoding regulatory protein RecX, whose product MDDSKEGTRGRPPGTPKKPRKVSPRYLENAALHYLKRYAATVSQLKRVLLRKVDRSLRFHGGDRTEALQWVDALTDKLIRNGLMNDQAYAGQKAQSLRASGRSARVIAQKLRMKGVAPEIVSEKLAEATAEVSEDAAARIWARKKRLGPFRRDAQSRQENRQRDLAALARAGFSFATAKKIIDG is encoded by the coding sequence ATGGACGACTCGAAGGAAGGAACGCGCGGCAGGCCCCCGGGGACTCCCAAGAAGCCCCGCAAGGTGTCTCCCCGCTACCTGGAGAACGCCGCGCTGCACTACCTGAAGCGGTACGCGGCCACGGTCTCGCAGCTCAAGCGCGTGCTCCTGCGCAAGGTGGACCGCTCGCTCCGGTTCCATGGGGGCGACCGGACCGAGGCACTCCAGTGGGTCGACGCGCTCACGGACAAGCTCATCCGTAACGGGCTCATGAATGATCAGGCCTATGCCGGACAGAAGGCCCAGTCACTCCGGGCCTCGGGCCGCAGCGCCCGGGTGATTGCCCAGAAGCTGCGGATGAAGGGGGTGGCTCCGGAGATCGTCAGCGAGAAGCTCGCGGAGGCCACAGCCGAGGTGTCCGAGGACGCGGCCGCGCGCATCTGGGCGCGCAAGAAGCGGCTGGGGCCTTTCCGCCGCGATGCCCAGAGCCGGCAGGAGAACCGGCAGCGGGACCTCGCCGCACTGGCCCGGGCGGGCTTCTCGTTCGCTACGGCGAAGAAGATCATCGACGGCTAG